In Pseudopipra pipra isolate bDixPip1 chromosome 30 unlocalized genomic scaffold, bDixPip1.hap1 SUPER_30_unloc_1, whole genome shotgun sequence, a single window of DNA contains:
- the LOC135407935 gene encoding cilia- and flagella-associated protein 251-like isoform X2, giving the protein MEEEEAQAVDPYLEEEKAQDMGEEALVAPSVEEEALAVDPYLGVEKAQDTEEEEAQAVDRYLGVEKAQDMEEEEAQVEAPYPEEEKALDTEEEEAQVVEAPYLGVEKARDMEEEALVAPSVEEEALVEAPYLGVEKAQDTEEEEALVAPSVEEEAQVVDPYLGVEKAQGMEEEEAQVVDPYLGEEKAQGMEEEEALVVAPSVEEEAQVVDPYLEEEKAQGMEEEEAQAVGQVMEEEKAQDMEEEEVLVEAPYLGVEKAQGMGEEEAQVAPSVEEEAQVEEAPYLGEEKAQGMEEEEVLVVAPSVEEEAQVVDPYLGVEKGLDMEEEEAQVVDPYLEEEKAQDMGEEAQVVDPYLGVEKAQGMGEEEVLVAPSVEEEAQAVEAPYLGVGRALVEDPYLVVVDPSLGVEEVQGMEDREVLVEEAPSRGGGRALAVASAAPRVVG; this is encoded by the exons atggaggaggaggaagctcaGGCAGTGGATCCATatctggaggaggaaaaggctcAGGATATGGGGGAGGAAGCTCTGGTGGCTCCATCTGTGGAGGAGGAAGCTCTGGCAGTGGATCCATATCTGGGGGTGGAAAAGGCTCAGGATacggaggaggaggaagctcaGGCGGTGGATCGATATCTGGGGGTGGAAAAGGCTCAGGatatggaggaggaggaagctcaGGTGGAGGCTCCATATCCGGAGGAGGAAAAGGCTCTGGATacggaggaggaggaagctcaGGTGGTGGAGGCTCCATATCTGGGGGTGGAAAAGGCTCGGGATATGGAGGAGGAAGCTCTGGTGGCTCCATCTGTGGAGGAGGAAGCTCTGGTGGAGGCTCCATATCTGGGGGTGGAAAAGGCTCAGGATacggaggaggaggaagctctGGTGGCTCCATCTGTGGAGGAGGAAGCTCAGGTGGTGGATCCATATCTGGGGGTGGAAAAGGCTCAGGgtatggaggaggaggaagctcaGGTGGTGGATCCATATCTGGGGGAGGAAAAGGCTCAGGgtatggaggaggaggaagctctGGTGGTGGCTCCATCTGTGGAGGAGGAAGCTCAGGTGGTGGATCCATatctggaggaggaaaaggctcagggtatggaggaggaggaagctcaGGCGGTGGGTCAAGTtatggaggaggaaaaggctcaggatatggaggaggaggaagttcTGGTGGAGGCTCCATATCTGGGGGTGGAAAAGGCTCAGGGtatgggggaggaggaagctcaGGTGGCTCCATCTGTGGAGGAGGAAGCTCAGGTGGAGGAGGCTCCATATCTGGGGGAGGAAAAGGCTCAGGgtatggaggaggaggaagttcTGGTG GTGGCTCCATCTGTGGAGGAGGAAGCTCAGGTGGTGGATCCATATCTGGGGGTGGAAAAGGGTCTGGatatggaggaggaggaagctcaGGTGGTGGATCCATatctggaggaggaaaaggctcAGGATATGGGGGAGGAAGCTCAGGTGGTGGATCCATATCTGGGGGTGGAAAAGGCTCAGGGTATGGGGGAGGAGGAAGTTCTGGTGGCTCCATCTGTGGAGGAGGAAGCTCAAGCAGTGGAGGCTCCATATCTGGGGGTGGGCAGAGCTCTGGTGGAGGATCCATATCTAGTGGTGGTGGATCCATCTCTGGGGGTGGAAGAGGTTCAGGGTATGGAAGACAGGGAAGTTCTAGTGGAGGAGGCTCCATctcggggggggggcagagctCTGGCAGTGGCCAGTGCAGCCCCCAGAGTGGTGGGATAA
- the LOC135407925 gene encoding keratin, type II cytoskeletal 1-like — MRRYFRYGDGNFSSSSAHCGTPGGGDGRFPGFGPGYGSRSLHNLGGFRNVCAAGGYGGEGAGYGRFGGWRQPERAFYGRGYLTGAFPRGDAGLGSAARASPGREAPGAEGQGLGRAGMLRGIEEVHVNPALLRPLELQVDPEFQRVRSDEKEQIKALNNKFASFIDKVQSLERQNQALLAKWQLLQQQSSGPEESRNISSFFQSYISSLQRQLQTLQSQKEQLDPEAYNLLQLVEEYKNRFEDEINNRTAREEEFVELKKELDSAYLGKMELDVRVEILKQELEFLRCLHEAELSQLQTLAGDTDIELSLDTRRELDLDGILAEVRQEYEGIARRSSADADSVYRGRFQDLQNTWETQREQLRNSHREIQELARHIQRLQPEIEVARKRNSSLQDSIRDAELRGGSAVREGREQLRELEEALQEARAELARLVRDHQELLEAKVALDVEIAVYRALLEEEEHRIQEGSPATICVIDHQAGVTGVFGAGPGGIK, encoded by the exons ATGAGAAGATATTTCAGATACGGCGACGGGAATTTCAGCTCCTCCTCCGCCCACTGCGGGACGCCGGGCGGCGGGGACGGGAGATTCCCGGGCTTTGGGCCGGGATACGGCAGCAGGAGCCTCCACAACCTCGGGGGCTTCAGGAACGTCTGTGCCGCCGGAGGATACGGAGGAGAAGGAGCGGGATACGGGAGGTTTGGTGGCTGGAGACAACCCGAGAGGGCGTTTTATGGCCGGGGGTATCTCACGGGAGCTTTTCCCAGGGGTGACGCGGGGCTGGGAAGCGCCGCCAGGGCCAGCCCGGGCAGGGAAGCGCCCggggcagagggacaggggCTGGGACGGGCCGGGATGCTCCGAGGCATCGAGGAGGTCCACGTGAACCCCGCCCTGCTGAggcccctggagctgcaggtggaCCCCGAGTTCCAGAGGGTGCGCTCGGACGAGAAGGAGCAGATCAAGGCCCTCAACAACAAATTCGCCTCCTTCATCGACAAG GTGCAGAGTCTGGAGCGGCAGAACCAGGCCCTGCTGGCCAagtggcagctcctgcagcagcagagctcgGGCCCCGAGGAGAGCAGGAACATCTCCTCCTTCTTCCAGTCCTACATCTCCAGCctgcagaggcagctccagACGCTCCAGAGCCAGAAGGAGCAGCTGGACCCCGAGGCCTACaacctgctgcagctggtggaGGAGTACAAAAACAG gTTCGAGGACGAGATCAACAACCGCACGGCCCGGGAGGAGGAGTTTGTGGAGCTGAAAAAG GAATTGGACAGTGCCTACCTGGGGAAGATGGAGCTGGATGTGAGGGTGGAAATCCTGAAGCAGGAGCTGGAATTCCTGCGCTGTCTGCACGAAGCT gagctgtcccagctgcagaCCCTGGCCGGGGACACGGACATCGAGCTGTCCCTGGACACGAGGCGGGAGCTGGACCTGGACGGGATCCTGGCCGAGGTGCGCCAGGAGTACGAGGGCATCGCCCGCCGGAGCTCGGCCGACGCGGACTCCGTGTACCGGGGCAGG TTCCAGGACCTGCAGAACACGTGGGAGACTCAACgggagcagctgaggaacaGCCACCGGGAGATCCAGGAACTCGCCCGGCACATCCAGAGGCTCCAGCCGGAGATCGAGGTCGCCAGGAAAAGG AATTCCAGCCTGCAGGACTCCATCCGGGACGCGGAGCTCCGGGGTGGTTCAGCAGTGCGGGAGGGTCGGGAGCAGCTCCGGGAGCTGGAGGAGGCCCTGCAGGAGGCCCGGGCGGAGCTGGCGCGGCTCGTCCGGGAccaccaggagctgctggaggccaAGGTGGCCCTGGACGTGGAGATCGCCGTGTACAGGGCGCTGCTCGAGGAGGAGGAGCACAG GATCCAGGAGGGATCCCCGGCCACGATCT GTGTCATCGACCACCAGGCGGGAGTGACCGGAGTCTTCGGAGCGGGACCGGGAGGGATAAAG
- the LOC135407935 gene encoding retinitis pigmentosa 1-like 1 protein isoform X1, whose amino-acid sequence MEEEKARDTEEEEAQVAPSVEEEAQVVDPYLEEEKARDMEEEEALVVVAPYLGEEKALDMEEEALVAPSVEEEAQVVDPYLEEEKAQGMGEEAQVAPSVEEGKAQGMEEEEAQAVDPYLGEEKARDMEKEEAQVAPSVEEEAQVVEAPFPRVAAAQGVVDPYLGVEKAQGMEEEEAQVVDPYLGEEKAQGMEEEEALVVAPSVEEEAQVVDPYLEEEKAQGMEEEEAQAVGQVMEEEKAQDMEEEEVLVEAPYLGVEKAQGMGEEEAQVAPSVEEEAQVEEAPYLGEEKAQGMEEEEVLVVAPSVEEEAQVVDPYLGVEKGLDMEEEEAQVVDPYLEEEKAQDMGEEAQVVDPYLGVEKAQGMGEEEVLVAPSVEEEAQAVEAPYLGVGRALVEDPYLVVVDPSLGVEEVQGMEDREVLVEEAPSRGGGRALAVASAAPRVVG is encoded by the exons atggaggaggaaaaggctcGGGATacggaggaggaggaagctcaGGTGGCTCCATCTGTGGAGGAGGAAGCTCAGGTGGTGGATCCATatctggaggaggaaaaggctcGGGatatggaggaggaggaagctctGGTGGTGGTGGCTCCATATCTGGGGGAGGAAAAGGCTCTGGATATGGAGGAGGAAGCTCTGGTGGCTCCATCTGTGGAGGAGGAAGCTCAGGTGGTGGATCCATatctggaggaggaaaaggctcAGGGTATGGGGGAGGAAGCTCAGGTGGCTCCATCTGTGGAGGAGGGAAAGGCTCAGGgtatggaggaggaggaagctcaGGCGGTGGATCCATATCTGGGGGAGGAAAAGGCTCGGGATATGGAGAAGGAGGAAGCTCAGGTGGCTCCATCTGTGGAGGAGGAAGCTCAAGTGGTGGAGGCTCCATTTCCAagggtggcagcagctcagggg GTGGTGGATCCATATCTGGGGGTGGAAAAGGCTCAGGgtatggaggaggaggaagctcaGGTGGTGGATCCATATCTGGGGGAGGAAAAGGCTCAGGgtatggaggaggaggaagctctGGTGGTGGCTCCATCTGTGGAGGAGGAAGCTCAGGTGGTGGATCCATatctggaggaggaaaaggctcagggtatggaggaggaggaagctcaGGCGGTGGGTCAAGTtatggaggaggaaaaggctcaggatatggaggaggaggaagttcTGGTGGAGGCTCCATATCTGGGGGTGGAAAAGGCTCAGGGtatgggggaggaggaagctcaGGTGGCTCCATCTGTGGAGGAGGAAGCTCAGGTGGAGGAGGCTCCATATCTGGGGGAGGAAAAGGCTCAGGgtatggaggaggaggaagttcTGGTG GTGGCTCCATCTGTGGAGGAGGAAGCTCAGGTGGTGGATCCATATCTGGGGGTGGAAAAGGGTCTGGatatggaggaggaggaagctcaGGTGGTGGATCCATatctggaggaggaaaaggctcAGGATATGGGGGAGGAAGCTCAGGTGGTGGATCCATATCTGGGGGTGGAAAAGGCTCAGGGTATGGGGGAGGAGGAAGTTCTGGTGGCTCCATCTGTGGAGGAGGAAGCTCAAGCAGTGGAGGCTCCATATCTGGGGGTGGGCAGAGCTCTGGTGGAGGATCCATATCTAGTGGTGGTGGATCCATCTCTGGGGGTGGAAGAGGTTCAGGGTATGGAAGACAGGGAAGTTCTAGTGGAGGAGGCTCCATctcggggggggggcagagctCTGGCAGTGGCCAGTGCAGCCCCCAGAGTGGTGGGATAA
- the LOC135407935 gene encoding cilia- and flagella-associated protein 251-like isoform X3 has translation MEEEEAQAVDPYLEEEKAQDMGEEALVAPSVEEEALAVDPYLGVEKAQDTEEEEAQAVDRYLGVEKAQDMEEEEAQVEAPYPEEEKALDTEEEEAQVVEAPYLGVEKARDMEEEALVAPSVEEEALVEAPYLGVEKAQDTEEEEALVVDPYLGVEKAQGMEEEEAQVVDPYLGEEKAQGMEEEEALVVAPSVEEEAQVVDPYLEEEKAQGMEEEEAQAVGQVMEEEKAQDMEEEEVLVEAPYLGVEKAQGMGEEEAQVAPSVEEEAQVEEAPYLGEEKAQGMEEEEVLVVAPSVEEEAQVVDPYLGVEKGLDMEEEEAQVVDPYLEEEKAQDMGEEAQVVDPYLGVEKAQGMGEEEVLVAPSVEEEAQAVEAPYLGVGRALVEDPYLVVVDPSLGVEEVQGMEDREVLVEEAPSRGGGRALAVASAAPRVVG, from the exons atggaggaggaggaagctcaGGCAGTGGATCCATatctggaggaggaaaaggctcAGGATATGGGGGAGGAAGCTCTGGTGGCTCCATCTGTGGAGGAGGAAGCTCTGGCAGTGGATCCATATCTGGGGGTGGAAAAGGCTCAGGATacggaggaggaggaagctcaGGCGGTGGATCGATATCTGGGGGTGGAAAAGGCTCAGGatatggaggaggaggaagctcaGGTGGAGGCTCCATATCCGGAGGAGGAAAAGGCTCTGGATacggaggaggaggaagctcaGGTGGTGGAGGCTCCATATCTGGGGGTGGAAAAGGCTCGGGATATGGAGGAGGAAGCTCTGGTGGCTCCATCTGTGGAGGAGGAAGCTCTGGTGGAGGCTCCATATCTGGGGGTGGAAAAGGCTCAGGATacggaggaggaggaagctctG GTGGTGGATCCATATCTGGGGGTGGAAAAGGCTCAGGgtatggaggaggaggaagctcaGGTGGTGGATCCATATCTGGGGGAGGAAAAGGCTCAGGgtatggaggaggaggaagctctGGTGGTGGCTCCATCTGTGGAGGAGGAAGCTCAGGTGGTGGATCCATatctggaggaggaaaaggctcagggtatggaggaggaggaagctcaGGCGGTGGGTCAAGTtatggaggaggaaaaggctcaggatatggaggaggaggaagttcTGGTGGAGGCTCCATATCTGGGGGTGGAAAAGGCTCAGGGtatgggggaggaggaagctcaGGTGGCTCCATCTGTGGAGGAGGAAGCTCAGGTGGAGGAGGCTCCATATCTGGGGGAGGAAAAGGCTCAGGgtatggaggaggaggaagttcTGGTG GTGGCTCCATCTGTGGAGGAGGAAGCTCAGGTGGTGGATCCATATCTGGGGGTGGAAAAGGGTCTGGatatggaggaggaggaagctcaGGTGGTGGATCCATatctggaggaggaaaaggctcAGGATATGGGGGAGGAAGCTCAGGTGGTGGATCCATATCTGGGGGTGGAAAAGGCTCAGGGTATGGGGGAGGAGGAAGTTCTGGTGGCTCCATCTGTGGAGGAGGAAGCTCAAGCAGTGGAGGCTCCATATCTGGGGGTGGGCAGAGCTCTGGTGGAGGATCCATATCTAGTGGTGGTGGATCCATCTCTGGGGGTGGAAGAGGTTCAGGGTATGGAAGACAGGGAAGTTCTAGTGGAGGAGGCTCCATctcggggggggggcagagctCTGGCAGTGGCCAGTGCAGCCCCCAGAGTGGTGGGATAA